Within the Leisingera sp. NJS204 genome, the region TTTCCGCTCATCTGCTCCGGTGCGGCATAGGAGTATTTGCCGGCAAACTCATTTCCGACAATGGTTTGGGCGCCCGGATTGGTGTCCTTGGCGATGCCGAAATCGATGATCACCGCCTCGGCCGGGTCACCGCCGCGCAGGATGATGTTGTCCGGGCTAAGATCGCGGTGGACGATGTTCCGGATATGCGCCGCCTGCAGGCCCTGGGCCACGCGGCGGCAAATCACCAGCAGGTCCTCAGCCTCCATCGGTCCCTGCTTCAGGCGCTTGTCGAGACCGGGGCCTTCGACATAATCCATCAGAAGATAGATATGGCCGTCCGGGGTGCGGTGATTTTCCGAATAGCGCACCACCGCAGCATGGCGGATTTCGCGGATATTCTCCTCGCGCGCCATCAGAACGGTAAAGTCCTCATTGGCGGCAAGTTCCTGTTTCAGCACCTTCAGGGCGACCAGGTTGCCGGAGATTTCCGAGCGTGCCTTATAGACATGAGACGTGCCGCCGCGACCCAGCAGGCCTTCAATCCTGTAGGTATTGTTCAGCAGGTCACCCGGCTGGAACAAGTCGCCAGGGCGCGATTCAAGCATGGAAGTCTCCCTGGCCCTTCATCCGGCGCGGGTCGGGGCCGTGATCAGCCCAGAGCCTGGAATTCAACACGGCGGTTTTCATCGGCGCGCGTATTGTTTTCGTTGTAAGGCGCGGTCTCACCCATGCCGATTGCTTTGAGCATTTCTTCGCCCACACCGCAGGAGCTGATCAGGTGACGCCGGACTTCCTGCGCCCGCAGCAGCGACAGCCGTTCATTATAGGCGGCGGACCCCGAGCTGTCAGTATGGCCGATGATCTGGAACACTGTGCCATCAAGCGCCTTCATCGAGGCGCACATATTGGCCAGTTTCGGGGCCTGATCGGCACGCAGCGCAGCGCTGTCGAAGTCAAAGGAGATCTGTACATTGATCTGAGTTTGCCGGTCGACCGGATTGTACTCCTCGGCCGCGGCGGCCACGGTTGCGGTTTCTTCCGCAGGATCTTCGGCGGCAGCCGTGCTGCTTGGCACGATAACCAGGCCGCGCGTCTTCTGCTTCTTGAAGGCTTCGGTGATTTCCTCGACTGACAATTCGCCGCCATTCGACTGCGCCTGAGCCAGCGGGGCAAAAATCAGGCCCGCACCCAGAACACTTGCAAAAATTCCTTTAAGGCGGATCATGCCCGGCGCCCTCCCCTGCCAATTCAACATGGCTGCAGTCTATACCAGCACCTGCGGCCTGCCAATGGCACGCAGAGTGAAGCGCGGGAAAAAAACACGGTGTTTCCGGCAAGTTGTAATCAGGGGGTTTACTGCCGCGCGGCGACGGATTGAAATGGGCGCAATTGATCCGGGAGGGAAAATGCGGGTTTTGCCAGCAGTGATAATCGCCATTGGCCTTGTGCTGGCTCCGGCGGTTTGGTTCGGGCTCAGCTGGCTGCTGAGTGAAGAAGACTTCCAAGGGGCGGGCGGTGTTGATTCGACCGCGCGGATCGAGATTGAGATGCTGCGCCAGCAGGTCGAGGATCTGCAATCGCGGATGACCGATCTGCAAAGCGAGGTTGCCAGCCTGCCGGCCGGAGGGGTAGGCGGGGGAACCCCTTTTACCGATGACGCGGCAGGCGAGGCCGCAATCTGGAACCAGACAGGCGGCGCCGATCTGGATTACGCACAGGTGGTTCTGATTGCCGACCGTTTGAATGTGAACCGCGGGCTGCGGGTCACAGGCGGCAAGTATCTGACGGAAAAACTGGGCCGTCCGCGGGAGGATTTGAACGATACCTGCCAACCGATGACCAATGCGAACCTCAAGGAAAAGCTGGTGACCGAACAGGTCGGGCCGATCCGGGTCAGCATGCTGCGCCCGGCGATCGAAAGCCTGAAGGTGGTGTTTGAAAACATCCGCCAGGCGGATCCGGATCTCTATGCCCGCATCAATACGGCCGGCGCGCTGTGTGTGCGCCGGATCCGCGGCACCGCAAATTCACTGTCGACCCACAGCTATGGCCTGGCCGTTGATCTGAACATTGATGGCAAACTGGATAATTTCACCGACGGCAAGACCCAGCTGGGCCTGACCATCATGGCGGATTTCTTTTATGATCAGGGCTGGGTCTGGGGCGCCGGATTCCGGCGCGAAGACAGCATGCACTTTGAGATCAGCCGCCGCCAGCTGGATGCGTGGATCGCGGATGGTCAGCTGTGATGTTGTTTCGCAAATCCGCCCGTCAGCCTTCCAACCCGTAAGCCTGCCGGATTCCCCGTTGGGTTCCTGGCCCGAAATTGCCATCAATGGCACCGGCATAAAAGTTGTTCTCCTTCAGTTTCAACTGAAGAGAGCGCCGGGTTTGCGGAGTGAACATATTGGGCCGCTCGCTCAGCAGGTTGAGCACATCAGAACTGCCGCTGCGCAGAGCTGCATAAAGATAATGCGCTGAATCTTCCGGACCTTTCGACGGGATCAGACCGTCATCTATCAAGGCAGCGAAATTAAACTGGGCCTGCGGGTGACGCAGATCCGCAGCGCGTTCAAAAAAGGTCAGGGCTTTTTTCGGATTGGCAGGCAATCCCAGCCCGCCTTGGTAGTGCAAGAAGCCAAGGTCGTTGATCGCATCCGCAAAATCCTGTGCAGCAGCAGCCTGGTACAATTCCAACGCCTTGGCGGGGTCCGTTGCGACACCTGTGCCGCGTTCATAAAGCTTGGCCAGTTCGAACTGCGCTTCGGGAGAGCCGGCATCGGAGGCACGCTGCAGGAAGCCGACCGCCGCGGCGGGATCAAACCGGCCTTCATTGGGGTTGAGCCGGATATAGGCCAGGCCCAGCATCGAACGGGTGTCGCCAAGATCCGCCAGCGCCAGCAGTTGCTCTTCCTGGTCGGGTTTCAGCGCCGCCCAGGCCTCGGAGGCATCTGCTACCGTGACCGGAGCATCATTTTTGCCCGGGCCGGCAAGATAGAAAGGCACGCCGGTCAGTGAGCCATAAGTATGCGGTTCCTGCAGATTAGCAGTGTTTTCCATCACCCGGTCGCGCACTTGGCGGAACATCAGGCTGATCTCCAGCCCCGGCTGCACCATTTTTTCTATCAGCGCAGTGGCATAGGGCGAATTGCTGCCGGAGCCGTCCAACGCCACCTGGCCGTCCTTGGCGGCAAAGGCCACCAGGGTGCCCCGGTCCGGATCGGCTGCTGCCATGCCGCCGCCGCCGCGGGTTGCGGCATTTGTTTCGGCAGCTTCACTGCTGCTTTGTTCCAGCGTGATGGAATCGCCCAGCGGGTTGTCGCGGCAGCTGTCGAGGATCACGATCCGCATCTTGCGGGCCCGGTCCACTGCCCCCAGCAGTTGTTTCAGCGACAAGGACTGGCGCTGCACATCGCGGTTGCTGGCCACCTGGGCATCAGCCGGGATCAGAAAATTCTCGCCCTGCACTTCGATCCCGTGGCCGGCGAAATAGACCAGAGCCAGATCGGCCACTTCGGAACGGAAAGTGAAATCCTCCAGCAGCTGCACCATATCCGACGTGCCGGGATCCAATGCGAGGCTGACGTCAAAACCGATCCCTTCCAGCGTGTCCGCCATTGCCACGGCATCGTTGCGGGTGTTCTCCAGCGGCGGCAGGTACTGATAGTCCGCCACGCCGATAACCAGAGCAATGCGGTCGCTTGCGGCCTGCGCACCCGTTGCAACAAGCAAGCAGGCTGTGAAAATCAGAGGCTTGATGAGAAGTGACATGCGAATACCCGGGCTGGCAGTTTCAGCTATGTCCCAATGTAGTCCGCTGCGGCAGCAAAGAAAAAGGAAATTCGCCGCCGCTGAAGGTGAAAAACGGCCCCGCCCGGGTCGGGCGGAGCTGCTTGATTTCAGGTGCTTGCCATGCTGCCTGCGGCGCGCAGCCGCTCGCGCAGCTTTTCCAGGGTGACCCCGGCAGCTGCGGCCGGCAGATCGGCAGGCCCGGATTCATCAACTTGCGCCTGCACGCGCTTGTAGAAACCGGAGAGCCCGGACAGAGTCTGGATCACCAGATCGAAGTCCTGCAACGAGCGCAGCTCCTGGCTGGTCGGGGCGGTGCCGCGTTCCAGCACGTCCAGGACAACGTCTTCCAACGCTTGCATCTGGCTGCGCAACTGCTCCATCTCCCAGGCCGACGCGGCGCATAATTCGCCTAGGGCTTTGTCGGGGCGTTCCATGATTATAGCCGCCCGACAACCTGTTCGATGGCCTGTTTCATCGTGGCCACCGTGAACGGCTTGCGGACTATGTTGTTCAGGCCCAGCTGTTTGCCCATCTGGATCATCTCCGGGGTTGGTTTGCCGGTTACCAGAATGAATCCAACCCGCTGGGTTACCTGATGGCCTCGCACTGCCTGCAACAGCCCCAGCCCGTCCATGCCCGGCATGTTGTAGTCCGACAGCACCAGATGAACTGGTGTTTGGGTCAGTTTCTGAAAGGCGGATTGGCCGGCGTTCTCGACCATATAGTTCTTGATGCCGATCTCATCCAGGCTTTGTGTGATGATCCCCCGGCTTGTCGACATGTCGTCAACGACCATAACGCGGAGAGAGTCTTTCAAGCTCATTTTTTCTTTCCTTCTGCTCTGCTTGCAGCCGCGGTCAGGTTTTCCTGCCTGCGGATGAGTTGACATAAGTGGTGATCCCGGCCGTCTTCAGTTGCTGCGCCGCCGGGCCTGACATGCGCTCGGAATGACCGATGAAGAGATAACCGCCCGGGTTCAGGGCTTGTTGAAAAGCGCTCCAGACCTTCTGCTGGGTCGGGTTGTCGAAATAGATCGCAACGTTCCGGCAGAAAATCGCATCGAACCTGCCGCGGAACGGGAAGGGTTCGATCAGGTTCAGCACCCCGAAAGTGATCAGCTTGCGCAGGCTTTCGGGAAAGCGTCCGTCGGGATCGCGTTTGGGCACCAGTTTGCTGTATTTTGTATCAATCTGGGCCAGCTCGTCCTCGGGGTACTTCGCCGTCTGGGCATGCTGCACCACCACCGGATCGATATCCGTGCCCAGGATTTTGAAATCCAGCTGCGCTGCTTCGGGACAGATATCCAACACTGTCATGGCAATCGAATAGGGCTCCTGCCCGTTCGAGCAGCCCGCCGACCACAGCCGCACCCGGCCGCCGCGGCGCGCCTGTTCGATCAGCGGCGGCAACACGTCGTTGCGCAGCGTTTCGAAATGGTGCGGCTCCCGGAAGAAATGGGTCACATTGGTGGTCAGCAGCGACAGCAGCCCGCTGCGTTCCTGGTCGGCATTCGGGCCGTCCAGGCTGGCAAGGTAGTCCTTGAACTTGGTGATGTTGCGCTGGCGCAGCTTG harbors:
- a CDS encoding OmpA family protein, giving the protein MIRLKGIFASVLGAGLIFAPLAQAQSNGGELSVEEITEAFKKQKTRGLVIVPSSTAAAEDPAEETATVAAAAEEYNPVDRQTQINVQISFDFDSAALRADQAPKLANMCASMKALDGTVFQIIGHTDSSGSAAYNERLSLLRAQEVRRHLISSCGVGEEMLKAIGMGETAPYNENNTRADENRRVEFQALG
- a CDS encoding M15 family metallopeptidase, with translation MRVLPAVIIAIGLVLAPAVWFGLSWLLSEEDFQGAGGVDSTARIEIEMLRQQVEDLQSRMTDLQSEVASLPAGGVGGGTPFTDDAAGEAAIWNQTGGADLDYAQVVLIADRLNVNRGLRVTGGKYLTEKLGRPREDLNDTCQPMTNANLKEKLVTEQVGPIRVSMLRPAIESLKVVFENIRQADPDLYARINTAGALCVRRIRGTANSLSTHSYGLAVDLNIDGKLDNFTDGKTQLGLTIMADFFYDQGWVWGAGFRREDSMHFEISRRQLDAWIADGQL
- a CDS encoding caspase family protein — its product is MSLLIKPLIFTACLLVATGAQAASDRIALVIGVADYQYLPPLENTRNDAVAMADTLEGIGFDVSLALDPGTSDMVQLLEDFTFRSEVADLALVYFAGHGIEVQGENFLIPADAQVASNRDVQRQSLSLKQLLGAVDRARKMRIVILDSCRDNPLGDSITLEQSSSEAAETNAATRGGGGMAAADPDRGTLVAFAAKDGQVALDGSGSNSPYATALIEKMVQPGLEISLMFRQVRDRVMENTANLQEPHTYGSLTGVPFYLAGPGKNDAPVTVADASEAWAALKPDQEEQLLALADLGDTRSMLGLAYIRLNPNEGRFDPAAAVGFLQRASDAGSPEAQFELAKLYERGTGVATDPAKALELYQAAAAQDFADAINDLGFLHYQGGLGLPANPKKALTFFERAADLRHPQAQFNFAALIDDGLIPSKGPEDSAHYLYAALRSGSSDVLNLLSERPNMFTPQTRRSLQLKLKENNFYAGAIDGNFGPGTQRGIRQAYGLEG
- a CDS encoding response regulator, which codes for MSLKDSLRVMVVDDMSTSRGIITQSLDEIGIKNYMVENAGQSAFQKLTQTPVHLVLSDYNMPGMDGLGLLQAVRGHQVTQRVGFILVTGKPTPEMIQMGKQLGLNNIVRKPFTVATMKQAIEQVVGRL
- a CDS encoding CheR family methyltransferase: MSAAGSISPSTESFSLSDQEFEAIAQFAHKNFGLAMAASKKPLVSSRLARKLRQRNITKFKDYLASLDGPNADQERSGLLSLLTTNVTHFFREPHHFETLRNDVLPPLIEQARRGGRVRLWSAGCSNGQEPYSIAMTVLDICPEAAQLDFKILGTDIDPVVVQHAQTAKYPEDELAQIDTKYSKLVPKRDPDGRFPESLRKLITFGVLNLIEPFPFRGRFDAIFCRNVAIYFDNPTQQKVWSAFQQALNPGGYLFIGHSERMSGPAAQQLKTAGITTYVNSSAGRKT